The genomic stretch AGCTCCAACACTCGATAGGGACGCAGGTTATAGAGTTCCGTTTGAATGTTCTGTTGAATTGCAGGAAACAAATTTTCTTGCGTTAACAGGGTTTGACCAATTTCTAGGGCAGCAGCAGCTTGTTCATATTGCTGATGTTGCCATCGTTCTCGACCCAGTTCTAGGCAGGCTAGAGCAACACTGAGCACAGTGTCTGGAATACCTGAGTGAGTGTCTCCTAGGTAGCGACTACGTAGTCTATCTGTCACATTTCTAAGTCGATGTTGCCCTAAAGTGACGACTTGCTCGTATTCCCCTAGCTCCAACAAAATCACCAGGGCACCGACTAGTTGATCCGCGGGAATATCGATCGCCAGCGTATGTGCCTCAGAGTCATCCAACGTGTGAGCCAAAACATCCGCAGATCTAGCTCTATTGCCCGTGCCCCCACCTGACTCATAGGTTTTTGCCAACAGTGCACGATCGTAAAGATGGCGCTGCTCTGGATGAGATAATGTTCTGTAAGCCTCATCCAGCAAAGCCTTACGTGCAGTAATAGCGACTTCAGAATACTCAGGTCGCAGACACTGGCTAACACGATTATTATACGCTTGTTCTAGCTGATCCACAGTCGCTTGGATCGGTACGCCTAGAATTCGGTAGTAGTCTAAAGAAATGCGCACAACTAACGTCCTATTAGCAGCACTGAATCCAACCCATCATAACCAACCCACTATAGCTGGTAATTTTAGTTGGTAATTTGGCAGTAATTCATCCTATTACCCAGTATCGGCACCTTTTACTGAACCTAACTAAAAATCTTCAAAATCATATAAGTTTATATAAGCTTTCACAACTAGTATCTATTGAGCCTGCTTGATTGTAGTAAAGGCGCTTAGGATTGGCAACATAACGCGAGCTTAGAACAGCATGGTTAACGAGAGAACCTTACCAGTAATGTCTACACCGATCGCCCCCTTAACCAAGGAAGAAGGGCTGATCCTTTACGAAGATATGGTGCTAGGCCGGATGTTTGAAGACAAGTGCGCTGAAATGTATTACCGAGGCAAAATGTTTGGTTTCGTGCACTTGTATAACGGCCAGGAAGCAGTGTCTACAGGCGTAATCAAGTCAATGCGGCCCGATGATTACGTGTGCAGCACCTATCGGGATCACGTTCATGCCCTGAGTTGCGGCGTGCCTGCCCGTGAAGTATTAGCCGAGTTATTTGGCAAAGCGACAGGGTGTAGTAAGGGGCGTGGTGGTTCTATGCACCTGTTTTCTGCCGAGCACAATCTGTTGGGTGGATTTGCCTTTGTGGCAGAGGGCATTCCTGTGGCATTGGGAGCTGCCTTTCAAACTCGCTATCGGCGGGAAGCTATGAACGATGCTGGCGCTGATCAGGTAACAGCGTGTTTCTTTGGGGACGGTGCTGCTAACAATGGACAA from Cyanobacteriota bacterium encodes the following:
- the pdhA gene encoding pyruvate dehydrogenase (acetyl-transferring) E1 component subunit alpha produces the protein MVNERTLPVMSTPIAPLTKEEGLILYEDMVLGRMFEDKCAEMYYRGKMFGFVHLYNGQEAVSTGVIKSMRPDDYVCSTYRDHVHALSCGVPAREVLAELFGKATGCSKGRGGSMHLFSAEHNLLGGFAFVAEGIPVALGAAFQTRYRREAMNDAGADQVTACFFGDGAANNGQFFECLNMAVLWKLPIIFVVENNKWAIGMAHERATSVPEIYRKAAAFGMPGYEVDGMDVLAVRTLAQEAIARARAGEGPTLIEALTYRFRGHSLADPDELRSKQEKEFWFARDPIKKLATYLLDKQLATQDDLAAIEQKIQAVIDDAVEFAETSPEPDPSELYRYVMAED